The following are from one region of the Nicotiana tabacum cultivar K326 chromosome 3, ASM71507v2, whole genome shotgun sequence genome:
- the LOC107825941 gene encoding uncharacterized protein LOC107825941 isoform X1 → MMNKKGLAILMRTKMRPLSPLSSKLNQMQVSQPEGDKVSSSPDASLLPQREFTQVRESMHSAMSTNKTEIVDVALDDFSEGYFFLSPENRHKILLSLAKEYDLNRTQVRELMKQHLDLQLPSDKADDSGDHEEEGSLSAFYRIERNLRQALKPMYEVLFERLNTHPGGLKFLSDMRADILHILEDVNIASLRALDSHLKEKLITWLSPANLELHNITWDDPASLLEKIVAYEAVHPISNLIDLKRRLGIGRRCFGYFHPAISGEPLIFIEVALMKDVAATIQEVLWDYPPISEHEASCAIFYSISSTQPGLSGVNLGKFLIKRVVDVVKKDMPNVSVFATLSPIPGYRQWLLSKLASSEMSGSAFKENLLRLEEEKALMDASGGSDMGSSGTEVMWNLLTSKHHEWTNSPNLVSALRTPMMRLCGRYLLKEKKRGKALDSVANFHLQNGAMIGRLNWMADRSQKGLAQSGGIMVNYIYRLDNIEDTAQSYLNEGHIEASSDFRSYIEDELEKE, encoded by the exons ATGATGAACAAGAAAGGTCTGGCCATTCTTATGCGTACCAAAATGCGACCTCTTTCACCTCTCTCT AGCAAATTGAATCAAATGCAAGTCTCTCAACCGGAAGGTGATAAAGTTTCTTCTTCTCCGGATGCTTCACTTCTTCCACAAAG AGAGTTCACCCAAGTACGGGAGTCAATGCACTCAGCCATGTCGACGAACAAGACAGAAATTGTAGATGTTGCTCTAGATGATTTCTCAGAG GGATACTTTTTCCTTTCCCCAGAAAATCGTCATAAGATACTTCTCTCACTAGCTAAAGAGTATGATCTCAATCGGACCCAAGTTCGCGAGTTAATGAAGCAGCATCTTGATCTTCAGCTCCCAAGCG ATAAGGCTGATGATAGTGGTGATCATGAAGAAGAAGGATCGTTATCTGCTTTCTACCGGATTGAGCGGAATTTGAGGCAGGCTCTCAAGCCTATGTATGAAGTTCTTTTCGAGCGGCTCAATACACATCCTGGGGGATTGAAGTTCCTGTCTGATATGCGAGCTGATATTCTTCATATTCTCGA AGACGTAAATATAGCATCTCTGCGAGCATTAGACTCCCACTTAAAGGAGAAACTGATTACATGGCTCAGTCCTGCTAATTTGGAGCTTCACAATATTACATGGGATGATCCTGCGTCTTTGTTGGAAAAAATTGTTGCATATGag GCTGTGCATCCAATAAGCAATCTTATAGACCTGAAAAGAAGGCTGGGAATAGGTCGCCGCTGCTTTGGGTACTTCCATCCAGCAATATCTG GTGAACCACTTATTTTTATTGAGGTTGCACTTATGAAGGATGTGGCGGCGACCATACAG GAGGTCTTGTGGGATTATCCTCCAATTTCTGAACATGAGGCTTCTTGTGCAATTTTTTACTCTATTTCATCAACTCAG CCTGGCTTATCAGGAGTCAACCTGGGGAAGTTTCTTATCAAACGTGTGGTTGATGTGGTGAAAAAAGATATGCCCAATGTCTCT GTATTTGCTACTCTTAGTCCTATCCCTGGTTATAGGCAATGGCTCTTATCAAAGTTGGCTTCGTCAGAGATGTCTGGTTCTGCCTTCAAAGAAAATTTGCTTAGACTGGAAGAAGAAAAAGCACTTATGGATGCATCAGG AGGTTCTGATATGGGAAGCAGTGGTACTGAAGTAATGTGGAATTTATTGACATCAAAGCACCATGAGTGGACCAATTCACCTAATCTGGTATCTGCGTTGAGAACCCCTATGATGCGACTTTGTGGCAG GTACCtattgaaagaaaagaagagaggaaAAGCTCTAGATTCGGTTGCAAATTTCCACTTACAAAATGGAGCG ATGATTGGAAGGCTAAACTGGATGGCTGATCGGTCACAAAAGGGCCTTGCTCAAAGTGGAGGCATAATGGTAAATTACATCTACAG GTTGGACAACATTGAAGATACTGCTCAGTCATACCTGAATGAAGGGCACATCGAAGCTTCTTCTGATTTCAGAAGCTACATTGAG GATGAATTGGAGAAGGAGTAA
- the LOC107825941 gene encoding uncharacterized protein LOC107825941 isoform X2, protein MHSAMSTNKTEIVDVALDDFSEGYFFLSPENRHKILLSLAKEYDLNRTQVRELMKQHLDLQLPSDKADDSGDHEEEGSLSAFYRIERNLRQALKPMYEVLFERLNTHPGGLKFLSDMRADILHILEDVNIASLRALDSHLKEKLITWLSPANLELHNITWDDPASLLEKIVAYEAVHPISNLIDLKRRLGIGRRCFGYFHPAISGEPLIFIEVALMKDVAATIQEVLWDYPPISEHEASCAIFYSISSTQPGLSGVNLGKFLIKRVVDVVKKDMPNVSVFATLSPIPGYRQWLLSKLASSEMSGSAFKENLLRLEEEKALMDASGGSDMGSSGTEVMWNLLTSKHHEWTNSPNLVSALRTPMMRLCGRYLLKEKKRGKALDSVANFHLQNGAMIGRLNWMADRSQKGLAQSGGIMVNYIYRLDNIEDTAQSYLNEGHIEASSDFRSYIEDELEKE, encoded by the exons ATGCACTCAGCCATGTCGACGAACAAGACAGAAATTGTAGATGTTGCTCTAGATGATTTCTCAGAG GGATACTTTTTCCTTTCCCCAGAAAATCGTCATAAGATACTTCTCTCACTAGCTAAAGAGTATGATCTCAATCGGACCCAAGTTCGCGAGTTAATGAAGCAGCATCTTGATCTTCAGCTCCCAAGCG ATAAGGCTGATGATAGTGGTGATCATGAAGAAGAAGGATCGTTATCTGCTTTCTACCGGATTGAGCGGAATTTGAGGCAGGCTCTCAAGCCTATGTATGAAGTTCTTTTCGAGCGGCTCAATACACATCCTGGGGGATTGAAGTTCCTGTCTGATATGCGAGCTGATATTCTTCATATTCTCGA AGACGTAAATATAGCATCTCTGCGAGCATTAGACTCCCACTTAAAGGAGAAACTGATTACATGGCTCAGTCCTGCTAATTTGGAGCTTCACAATATTACATGGGATGATCCTGCGTCTTTGTTGGAAAAAATTGTTGCATATGag GCTGTGCATCCAATAAGCAATCTTATAGACCTGAAAAGAAGGCTGGGAATAGGTCGCCGCTGCTTTGGGTACTTCCATCCAGCAATATCTG GTGAACCACTTATTTTTATTGAGGTTGCACTTATGAAGGATGTGGCGGCGACCATACAG GAGGTCTTGTGGGATTATCCTCCAATTTCTGAACATGAGGCTTCTTGTGCAATTTTTTACTCTATTTCATCAACTCAG CCTGGCTTATCAGGAGTCAACCTGGGGAAGTTTCTTATCAAACGTGTGGTTGATGTGGTGAAAAAAGATATGCCCAATGTCTCT GTATTTGCTACTCTTAGTCCTATCCCTGGTTATAGGCAATGGCTCTTATCAAAGTTGGCTTCGTCAGAGATGTCTGGTTCTGCCTTCAAAGAAAATTTGCTTAGACTGGAAGAAGAAAAAGCACTTATGGATGCATCAGG AGGTTCTGATATGGGAAGCAGTGGTACTGAAGTAATGTGGAATTTATTGACATCAAAGCACCATGAGTGGACCAATTCACCTAATCTGGTATCTGCGTTGAGAACCCCTATGATGCGACTTTGTGGCAG GTACCtattgaaagaaaagaagagaggaaAAGCTCTAGATTCGGTTGCAAATTTCCACTTACAAAATGGAGCG ATGATTGGAAGGCTAAACTGGATGGCTGATCGGTCACAAAAGGGCCTTGCTCAAAGTGGAGGCATAATGGTAAATTACATCTACAG GTTGGACAACATTGAAGATACTGCTCAGTCATACCTGAATGAAGGGCACATCGAAGCTTCTTCTGATTTCAGAAGCTACATTGAG GATGAATTGGAGAAGGAGTAA
- the LOC107825936 gene encoding E3 ubiquitin-protein ligase RING1-like, with product MREVRHIIKHDSNKGHQKLDVCVDLKLVNVCMGRMLVPEEEIALSNRMVPASKSSMKLLKKMEIDEERYSSKDECCVVCLDELIVKESDDAEILCMPCSHMFHGECITKWLETSHYCPICRFQMPTEQD from the coding sequence ATGAGGGAGGTGCGTCATATCATTAAACATGATTCAAACAAGGGACATCAAAAGTTGGATGTATGTGTGGATTTAAAATTGGTGAATGTTTGTATGGGAAGGATGTTGGTTCCAGAAGAAGAAATAGCGTTATCAAATCGTATGGTGCCAGCTAGTAAGTCATCAATGAAATTACTAAAGAAGATGGAGAttgatgaagaaagatatagtagcaAGGATGAATGTTGTGTAGTGTGTTTAGATGAATTAATTGTGAAGGAATCTGATGACGCTGAGATACTTTGCATGCCTTGTTCTCATATGTTTCATGGAGAATGTATTACCAAGTGGTTAGAGACAAGCCATTATTGCCCTATTTGTCGCTTTCAGATGCCCACGGAACAAGATTAA